The sequence ttaaaatgctttgggCTTTCCTTTAACGTATCTTCAAAATCGTTGTGGGGCCAAATTAATCATAAAACcttttgttacatattttattacatataaggACTGAAACAGGATTTTTCTTAACTGTATCACGGTCcagaaatgcaaatgcaaaacCCCCATAGTGGCTGCAGGAGCAAGTCCAGTTGAGACAGGTCAGGACCAAAGCATAAAAGATGAGCAACTGAATGGCATACGGGGTCCTGTAGCCACGCCCTCCAGATCGCCGCCGCAAAGGACCTGGAACCTCAGGAGCCCGCTGTGTGTCATGAAGAAGGTGCAGTCGCTGCCTCAGCCAAGCCAGGCTCCGCCGGGGCCGTTCCTATCCTGTGGGTCGGAGGAGGAAGGGACTCAGCCAGTGCCGCGGCCTCCCAGGGCTTGGGCCTCCGCGGGAGCCGGGACGCTGTGGGTTCGCCGTGTATCGCCGCGATGTGGCGTCTCTCCAGACCCGGGAGCTCCCGGCCCTGCTGGACCAGCTGCAGGAGCTGCGCCAGGGTAACCGAAGCCGGGGCCGGGGCCGAGCAGCGGGGACTGCGAGGACACTCCATGTCGTGTCGGGTCACGAAGCCTGACCCGCCTGCAGTTCGGGGAAGCGAGCACTTCCGGGCGGAATGGATGCAACCACCACCGGGGGAcgggggaaggaaagggaggctgTAGACCGTACCAAGCCGGCCCAGAACTGGGGGAGCACTTGAGAACTCTGACCAGCGCCCTGCAGAAACGCTTTAGAAGCGTCCACGATTTAGCCAAACCAGAGTGCCCAAGGTACCCGCCAAAGAAGAAGGGACGGACGCGCCAAAACTTGAAGGCTAGCATAGGACAGAACATGCCTGCGGACGCGCTGCTGCGGGCAAAAAGACCCATACATGCATTGGCACCGCGCACATGCCCATTTTCATGCATAACCACGGGAGCGCATGCAAGGATTCCGATACAAGGCATGGCGGAGGACAATCCCCATCCTAGGCTCCACAGCACGGGACAAAGCCTAACTGCAGAGTTGTTCCCAGGGGCCTCAGGAGTGACACCACCACCAAGCCACGCCACtctcttaattattattattgttttgttttgtattgtgttgttttagacggagtctcacggtctgttgcccaggccggggTGCAGCGGTgagatctcagcgcactgcaacctcctcctcctgggttcaagcaatcctcagggtccctagtgcctcagcctccctagtagttgggggtacaggtatatgccaccaagcccaggtaatttttgtgtttttagtagagacagggtttcgccatgttggctaggctggtctcgaactcctgacctcaagtgatccacccgcctcagccttccaaagtgctgggattacaggtgtgagccaccgcacccagccagagcCTCACCACCCTCTTCACACATCCTGCCATCCTTCAATTCTTGGTGGTCCCAGAGAAGATAAAAGGTGAAGGCAGGTCAGATGTGCTACAGCTTCTCTGACTGCTCGGAAAGTCaggtttttaaattatcaaaagtggccgggcacggtggctcacacctgtaatcccaacactttggggggccaaggcaggtggatctcgaggtcaggagttcaagaccagcctgaccaatatggtgcaaccccgtctctactaaaaatacaaacattagctgggcatggtggcacacacctgtaatcccagctactcaggaggctgaggcaggagaatcgcttgaaccccggaggcagaggttgcagtgagctgagatttgcgccactgcactctaccctcagcgacaaagcaagactccgtctcaaaaaaaaaaagtgtcaaaagCTAGACTGATCTGGTGAACATCACCTTAATCAAAGAATCAAAGCTTaatggtcaggcgtggtggctcacacctgtaatcccagcactttgggaggcaggtggatcacaaggtcaggagatcaagaccatcctgaccaacacagtgaaaccccatctccactgaaaatacaaaaaattagccagacgtggtggcaggcgcctttagtaccagctactcgggaggctgagccaggagaatggtgtgaacccgggaggtggagcttgcagtgagccaagatcacgccactgcaccccagcccgggcaacagagcgagactccgtctcaaaaaaaaaaaaaattaaaattaaaaaaaaaaaagataaagaaaaagctaAGAACTACCCCAGATTAAAggagacataaaaaataaatacaggccagatacaatggctcatgcctttagtcctagcactttgggaggctgaggtgggcagattgcttgagctcaggaattcaagaccagcctgggcaatatagcaaaaccccatctctactaaaaatacacacacacacacacacacacacacacaaatacctgagcatggtggtggacacctgtagtgccagctattccggaggcagTAGttgaagaatcgcttgaacctggggaggtggaggatgcagtgagctgtgattgccagCACTTcaaactgggagacagagtgaaactgtgtctccaaaaataaaatataaataaaaaaatacaatgagtGATCCTGGATTAGATACAAGATTGTGTAGGGGAGATCAGCTCTAAAGGACATTTTACCCTTGGGGAAATTTGAATATGATCTATATATTAGATGATAGCGttatatcaatgttaaatttatcAAGTGTGATAACTGTGGTTATGTGCGGGAATTACCTTGTTCATAGGAGATACATTTTGAAGTATTTAGAGGTGAAGTGTCATGAtgacagagagaaagcaaatgtggcaGAATTGCTAAGAATTAGTGAATCCACATGAGGGTTTGaaacttgttaaaataaaaagttggggtaggccaggtgcagtggctcatgcctataatcccagaactttgggagaggccaaggcaggaggatcacttgaacccaggacttcaagaccaacctgggcaacatagtgagacctccaaaacacaaaaattagctggatgtggtggcacacacctgtagttccagctactgagaaagctgaggctggaggatcacttgagcccaggaggtcgagtctgcagtgagccaagattgttccactgcactctagcctgggcaacagagactctgtcaaaaaaaaaaaaagttggggttGGGAGCACTTGGTAAGAGCTTGAGAAGCCAGCCTGGAGGAAACTGACCGTATTGAGTGTTGTATAATAAAGAAttttgaaggggtggcctgcccctccacacctgtgggtatttctcgtcaggtgggacgagagactgaggaaagaaataaggcacagagacaaagtatagagaaagaacagtgggcccaggagaccGGCACTCAGCATACGGAGGACCTGCACCGGCCCTGGTCTCTGAGTTCcatcagtatttattgattattatttttactgtctcAGCAAGGGGAATGCAGCAAGAGAACAGGGTGatagtggggagaaggtcagcaagaaaacacgtgagcaaaggaatctgtgtcaCAAATAAGTTCAAGGGAAGCTACTATGCCTGGATGTACACAtaggccagatttatgcttctctccacccaaacatctcagtgtagTAAAGAATAACAGAGCAGCATTGCTGCCAGCATATCTTGCCTCCAGCCACagggcggttttctcctatctcagaatagaaTGAATGTACAATCGGGTTTTATACCGAAACATTCCGTTCCCAGGGGCATGCAGGAGATAGaagccttcctcttatctcaaccaCAAGAGGCCTtccttttactaatcctcctcagcacagacccttcacgggtgtcgggctgggggacggtcaggtctttcccatcccacgaggccatatctcaggctgtctcagtggggagaaaccttggacaatacccggctttcctgggcagaggtccctgtggctTTCTGCAGTGCATTGTGCTCCCGGTTAATCGAGAatggagaatggtgatgacttttaccaatcatactgcctgcaaacatattgttaacaaggcacatcctgcacagtcctagatcccttaaaccttgatccCATACAACgcatgtttctgtgagcacaagGTTGGGGCTAAacttacagattaacagcatctcaaggcgaAACAATTGTTCAgggtacagatcaaaatggagtttcttatgtcttccttttctacaaagacacagtaacagtctgatatATCTTTATTTTCCCTATAtatcccccttttctttttgacaaaacCCACCATCGTCATTATGGCCCATTCTTGCTGGTCGCTGTCTCTTCTGAGCTGCTGGCTATACCTGTAGACTCACAACAGACAGAACAGGCATACAAGCATTAATATGAAATTTACAATAGTGGAACTTCTGATGGTTTTTACCCAAGTGATGGGGTTAAGATTTGTGAGGCCATCAGTAGCTTTCACGATTGCCTCAGTTCCTGGCACCAAATTTAAATGGGCTTTCGATGCCtcaaaaatttgttattttaattttgaaatatctaaAGTAAGATTATCTTCTCTTCCTTGTAGCTGGTATCTAACCATGTCCCAGTGATGCTCAGACTCATTATAGGCTCGGGGTGTAATACAAAAATCTGACGTATTCCAGTCACACTGTAACTGAAAAAGATATCCCAAGCTCATGAGCCTATTTCCCATCCAAATGACGGTTCGTCTAAGATCATTAATTTGGTTTGCcaatttttgatttatttaggTCTGAGAATTCCACAATTTTGaagaattctttacatattctgcaGTTTGAACAGAGGAGTGCAAAGTAATTCCAGCAGCTGCAGCAGTAGCTGTGACTGCAATAAGGCCCATAATCCCTGCaatcaaagtaaaaatgaatcttttggATCTAGTTAGAATTCCTTTTAATACTTCCGTTAAAATATGGATGGATGGCGAAGCCTCCCATGGTCAGTCCAAGGACACAGGGATCCACACGCCCTCTCTTGCCCTCACTCACAGAATACGGTGCTGCCAATTAAAAATCGAATCAATGCAAGTAAACAATCAACAATTTTCACAGGTTATAGTTTGGGAATCTGGTTTAATAACTATGTTTTCTACAACTAGCATATAAGGGGGTTTTACACAACTTTGTAAAGGAATTGTCAGATTGGAATTTAGGTTGATAGTATAATATGGCTTATGATTTCTTATTTCTATAGCTTGATTTCCAGACCAAATTCTAATGTGGTGCGAGGCCACAGTAAGCTTCCATAATTTTTGGATGTTTAGGACCAGTAACGGGACTAACTAACTTTGGTCAAGGTGATGAAATTCCCTTTTCACCCCATTTCCATGGATAGGGTGATTCTAACCTTCTATAAACCTGATCCAGCCTTTCAATTAAATCATTATCATAGGCCAGATTAATGAGCCAGATGGATGGGGCCTGTGAACATGAGTGAGTCTGGCCCGTACAATGATAATATAATTGGCCTCGAGAGGCCCAGTCTATAATAGTTCCAAATTCATTGTTTTGTAATACCACTGCAGAATCAGCCACACATTCTTCCCAAACTAAGGCTTCTGGGCTTTTTGATTCTTTGGGAATTTCCTTGGGGCAAGGCTTCCCCTTAGGCCTAGATTTTAATGATCTTTGATAAGAAGGGTCCTATAAATTATTTATCTGTGACCCTAGTGACAGTCCCCTTACCATGTGATAAGTAAATCTACTGGTGGCACTGATAGTAGGTACTTCTACCAACCAATTTTGGGTTGTAGGCATTAAACATCCTGGTGCCTTCCCTAGGCAAATAGTAGGATAATGATACCTAATGGGAACATTTATCATcattccttgttttttgtttttttttttttttttttgagacggagtcttgctctgtcgcccaggctggagtgcagtggccggatctcagctcactgcaagctccgcctcccgggttcacgccattctcctgcctccgccattcttctgcctcagcctcccgagtagctgggactacaggcgtccgccacatcgcccggctagttttttgttattttttagtagagacggggtttcaccatgttagccaggatggtctcgatctcctgacctcgtgatccacccgtctcagcctcccaaagtgctgggattacaggcttgagccaccgcgcccggcccattcctTGTTCTTTAGGTTGGGCAGGGCAACGATCATCTGTGGGGCCTGGTACCCATGCACTATTATTAACACACACTTCGATAAAATTATCCATCCATGTGACTAACTGAATTAAGGGCAGGAAAGGCACATAAGCCCAGGAAGTATAATTAGTTGCAGCTACTCCTGCAGACATGGGGAGACTTACCACCGTTGATACAATCATCAAAGCTGCAAGCAGCATATTCTCTGAAGTTCGTGTTACCCTTGTGTTCTTTAGGCTTTTTTTAGCTAACTGTGTCAGCTTCTTTAACTGGGCCCAAGTCGGCAGCTCCGCTTCCTTGGTGGATGGCAACTTCATCTGTTCATCTGATATCACCATTTTGTTTACCTGGAGAGTCGATGATGCTCCATTGCAGGTTTTCTGTCTCCGCGGAGGCGCTTTTCTTCGCATCTCCAACGGGTTCATTGTAGAACTTTAAATGTCTAGTGGGTATCCAAACAGGAAGCTGATTTTCTCCTGGTGAAATACAAGCAAAGCCTCTCTCCCATGTTATCACCTTCCCTATTTcccatgtcttatttttgttatctttccACCAAATCAGTTTTCCTTCTTGTGGGCTGTTCTTTTACCACTAAAATGTTGTTCTGCAGAAGTAATAGTctgatttctataaatgtttaaaaaatttaaagtctaaAATGCTAGATTAAGTTGCATCTGGGGAGTGTTATACTCcttactgtcttttttcttttttcttttttttttttttttttttttttttttttttttttttttgagacggagtctcactgtgtctcccaggctggagtgcagtggcgcgatctcggctcactgcaagctccgcccccgcggttcacgccattctcccgcctcagcctcccaagtagctgggactacaggcgcccgctaccgcgcccggctagttttttgtatttttagtagagacggggtttcaccatgttagccaggatagtctcgatctcctgaccttgtgatccacccgcctcggcctcccaaagtgctgggattacaggcttgagccaccgcgcccggcctgtcttttttctttttttgtttaaccAATTGAGCTTTGAATGTTCTATTAGTTTTTTCAATTACGGCCTGTCCTTGGGAATTGTAGGGGATTCCTGTTGTATGTGTAATTTTCCACTGATTtaagaatttttgaaatgttttactaTAGTATCCTGGCCCATTatccattttaattgtttttggaACTCCCATGACAgcaaaacaagataataaatgtCTTTTAGCATGTGAAGTACCTTCTCCTGTCTGGCAGGTTGCCCATACAAAATGTGAATAAGTATCAACTGTCACATGGACAAATGACAATTTTCCAAATGAAGGCACATGTATGACATCCATTTGCCATAACGCATTAGGACATACACCTCTGGGATtaactcctgcctcctgagtgggCAGGTGTAGGACTTGACACTGAGTGCAATGTTGTACAATATTTTTTGCCTGTTTCCATATAATACCAAATTTAGTTTTTAGTCCTATTGCATTTACATGAGTCAAggcatgaagttcttgtgctttCATGAATGCAGATGATACTAGCAAGTcagcttgttcatttgttttaattaaaggCCCTGGTAAATTAGTATGTGCTCGAATATGAGtaatataaaatgggaaatttctttttcttacagttaGTTGTAACAAATTAAACAGCTGGTTTAACTGATCATCTATACCATATTTGATTAGGGCTGTCTCAACATCCTTTGTAGCCTGTACTACATCTGCAGAATCTGATACAATGTTAACAGGCTGATTAAAATCTTGTAACACTGTAATGACAGCAACCAACTCTGCTCTTAGAGCGAAGTGATATTAAGTTTCAATGACTCATTCTTTTGGCCTGGTGTAAGCCCTTTTCCACTGCTGGAACCATCAGTAAACACTGTCAGAGCATTTTCCAAAGGTTTATGGTAATTTTAGGTAAAATCCAAgtagtcaattttaaaaactggaagatttttggttttggttaatGATTGTCAATAATTTCCACAAAATCAGCAAGACCAATCTGTCCTGCACCAGAATTGATAAAGGCTTGTCTAACCTGTTCCTTGTTTAAAGGAACAATGATTTTATCTGGGTCACTTCCACACAGTTTTATTATTCGTAATCTTGCCTGACCAATTAATGTAGCCGTTTGCTCCAAGTACAATGTAAAAGTCTTAATCGTACTATGAGGAAGGAAGGACCACTCCACAAGATCTGTGTTTTGAACAATAATGCCTGTTGGAGAATGTGCAGtagcaaaaatcaaaagttggGGTGGGGCTAAGTGATCTATTCTATTTACTTGTGCTGACCAAATTTTATTCTTCAACTAATTCCATTTCTTTAGTTGCCTCTGGAGTTAATGTTCTTTTACTGTTCAATTCTGGATCCCCTCTTAAGATAGAGAACAAATTTGACATGGCATAAGTAGAGATGCCTGGAGCTGGCTGAATCCAATTAATATCTCCTagcaatttttgaaagtcatttaatgtttttaatgtgtcttttctgatttctattttttgtggtttaattttcctttcctctacCTGCATTTCCAATGGAAAGGAGTAGAGGTTTGAATCTTATCAGATGCTATTGTCAGTCCTGCATTTGCAACTTCTGTCTGCAGAAATGTGTAACAGTCGATTAATTTGTCTCTCATTTCTGCAGCACACAAAATATCATCAATATAATGAATGATATCACAGTCTGAAAAAAATTTGT comes from Theropithecus gelada isolate Dixy chromosome 4, Tgel_1.0, whole genome shotgun sequence and encodes:
- the C4H6orf226 gene encoding LOW QUALITY PROTEIN: uncharacterized protein C6orf226 homolog (The sequence of the model RefSeq protein was modified relative to this genomic sequence to represent the inferred CDS: substituted 1 base at 1 genomic stop codon) encodes the protein MECPRSPRCSAPAPASVTLAQLLQLVQQGRELPGLERRHIAAIHGEPTASRLPRRPKPWEAAALAESLPPPTHRIGTAPAEPGLAEAATAPSSXHTAGS